The proteins below come from a single Pedobacter aquae genomic window:
- the gltB gene encoding glutamate synthase large subunit, protein MNQSDQSQQGLYDPKFEHDACGTGFITNINGKKSHQIIQNALTILENMEHRGACGCDPDSGDGAGILMQIPHEFFLEECNELEIDLKEPGQYGVGMMFLPKDSLAKKAIRKIITDCAAQLNIPILGFRKVPVNSSVIGETARTVEPQVKQLFVAKPEHVQDNDEFERKLYVLRRLITRTVSEEVKTNADQFYFTSLSSRVIVYKGQLTTYQVRQYYADLQDERFISAFGMVHSRFSTNTFPSWKLAQPFRFISHNGEINTLTGNLNWFYSGVRSLVSPYFTQEEMEILLPVIDNNQSDSACLDNIVEVLTHSGRSLPHVMMMLVPEAWDGNEAMDPLKKAFYEYHATLMEPWDGPAALTFTDGKKLIGSILDRNGLRPLRYVITSDGTAIVASEAGVLTIDESTVLRKGRLQPGKMFLIDIEDGKIITDEEIKAQIAGRQPYGRWLENYKIRMEELPEPRVSFTNLTKESVYRYQKVFGYSREDVETIIKPMALDGKEPVGSMGTDVPLAILSDRPQHLSSYFKQFFAQVTNPPIDPIRERLVMSLATFIGNNGNILDEDKMHCHCVTLKHPILSDKELEKLRSIDTGLFNAKTLQTYFKADNAPGALERGLERLCRYAEDAVNDGFEVLILSDRAIDSEHAAIPSLLAVSAVHHHLIKKGLRGAVGLVVEAGDVWEVHHFACLLAFGATAINPYLALASIHTLREDGKLETTLDDKKLVYNYIKAVCDGLLKIFSKMGISTLQSYHGSQIFEILGINNEVVEKYFTGGITRIEGLGLDEIAKEALSKHISGFKGEDSDSHLLSEGGIYQWKRRGEAHLFNPETVHLLQHATRSNDYEVYKKYAKAVNNQAERMYTLRGLMDFSHHREPISIEEVEPAENIMTRFATGAMSFGSISHEAHSTLAIAMNRIGAKSNTGEGGEDEMRYKPLANGDSMRSAIKQIASGRFGVTINYLTNADELQIKMAQGAKPGEGGQLPGHKVDDWIAKTRHSTPGVGLISPPPHHDIYSIEDLAQLIFDLKNANRAARVNVKLVSKAGVGTISAGVAKAHADVILIAGYDGGTGASPISSVKHAGLPWELGLAEAHQTLVRNKLRSRVVLQADGQLKTGRDLVIAALLGAEEWGVATAALVAGGCIMMRKCHLNTCPVGVATQDPELRKLFSGKPEHVVNLFRFMAEEMREIMAELGFRTINEMVGRVQFLKSRDNITHWKAKKVDLSAILHPVSFPKGMTLYNSESQDHGMDQILDWQLIKEAEQAIKDKTPVFGTFNVKNTDRTIGTMLSNEIAKVYGSAGLPDNTINYKFKGSAGQSFGAFAAKGISFELEGEANDYVGKGLSGAQLAIYPAKESKFKPEENMIVGNVVLYGATSGELFIRGMAGERFAVRNSGATAVVEGVGDHGCEYMTGGKTLIIGKTGRNFAAGMSGGIAWIYDIDGDFVDNCNREMVDLDPLSPSDEEEIINLLRKHHQLTQSTVAQFLIENWGKESVKFIKVFPQEYKRVLSQKQKLESIS, encoded by the coding sequence ATGAATCAATCTGATCAATCTCAGCAGGGCTTATACGATCCGAAATTTGAACATGATGCATGTGGGACAGGATTTATTACCAATATCAACGGTAAAAAATCGCACCAAATTATTCAGAATGCTTTAACTATTCTGGAAAATATGGAACATAGGGGAGCTTGTGGCTGTGATCCTGATTCTGGAGATGGTGCTGGAATTTTAATGCAGATTCCACATGAATTTTTTCTAGAGGAATGTAATGAATTAGAAATTGACTTGAAAGAACCAGGTCAATATGGTGTGGGTATGATGTTCTTGCCAAAAGACTCATTAGCAAAGAAGGCAATCCGTAAGATTATTACTGATTGTGCGGCACAGCTAAATATTCCTATTCTAGGGTTTAGAAAAGTGCCTGTAAATTCTTCTGTTATTGGTGAAACTGCAAGAACAGTAGAGCCACAAGTGAAACAGCTTTTTGTGGCTAAGCCAGAGCATGTACAAGATAATGATGAATTTGAACGTAAATTATACGTTTTAAGAAGATTAATAACCAGAACAGTTTCAGAAGAAGTTAAAACTAATGCAGATCAGTTTTACTTTACTTCTTTATCGTCAAGAGTTATTGTTTATAAAGGACAATTAACTACTTATCAAGTTCGCCAATACTACGCAGATTTACAAGACGAGCGTTTCATATCAGCTTTTGGTATGGTTCACTCTCGTTTCTCAACCAATACTTTCCCTTCTTGGAAATTAGCTCAGCCGTTTAGATTTATATCTCACAACGGAGAGATTAATACCTTAACCGGAAATTTAAACTGGTTCTATTCTGGCGTAAGATCTTTAGTATCGCCTTATTTTACACAGGAAGAGATGGAAATTCTTTTACCTGTCATTGATAATAACCAATCTGACTCGGCTTGTTTAGATAATATCGTTGAGGTATTAACGCATTCTGGCAGATCATTGCCACATGTGATGATGATGTTGGTGCCAGAAGCTTGGGATGGTAATGAAGCTATGGATCCATTAAAGAAAGCGTTTTATGAGTATCACGCTACGCTGATGGAGCCTTGGGATGGCCCGGCTGCATTAACCTTTACTGATGGTAAAAAATTAATCGGTTCTATTTTAGATAGAAACGGTTTACGTCCTTTACGTTATGTAATCACTTCTGATGGTACTGCAATTGTTGCTTCTGAGGCTGGTGTATTAACTATAGACGAAAGTACAGTACTTAGAAAAGGTAGGTTACAACCAGGTAAAATGTTCTTGATTGATATTGAGGACGGAAAAATTATAACCGACGAAGAGATAAAAGCACAAATTGCTGGTAGACAGCCTTACGGCAGATGGTTAGAGAACTACAAAATCAGGATGGAAGAACTTCCTGAGCCTCGTGTTTCTTTTACTAACCTTACAAAAGAATCTGTTTACCGTTACCAAAAAGTGTTTGGTTACAGTCGTGAAGATGTAGAAACCATTATTAAGCCTATGGCTTTAGATGGTAAAGAGCCTGTAGGTTCTATGGGTACTGATGTTCCTTTGGCTATCCTTTCAGACAGACCACAACATTTATCAAGCTATTTCAAACAGTTCTTTGCACAGGTTACCAACCCACCAATAGATCCTATCCGTGAGCGTTTGGTTATGAGTTTGGCAACTTTCATTGGTAACAATGGGAATATTTTGGATGAAGATAAAATGCACTGTCACTGTGTTACTTTAAAACATCCAATTTTAAGTGATAAAGAATTAGAGAAACTTAGAAGTATTGATACTGGTTTATTTAACGCTAAAACTTTACAAACTTACTTCAAAGCAGATAATGCTCCTGGAGCTTTAGAAAGAGGTTTAGAGCGTTTATGCCGTTATGCAGAAGATGCTGTTAATGATGGTTTTGAAGTTCTAATATTATCTGATAGGGCTATAGATTCTGAACATGCTGCTATTCCTTCTTTATTAGCAGTATCTGCAGTACACCACCATTTAATTAAAAAAGGCTTACGTGGCGCTGTAGGTTTAGTTGTTGAGGCTGGCGATGTTTGGGAAGTTCACCATTTTGCTTGTTTATTAGCATTTGGTGCAACCGCTATTAATCCTTATTTAGCTTTAGCATCTATCCATACTTTAAGAGAAGATGGTAAATTAGAAACTACTTTAGACGATAAAAAACTAGTTTATAATTATATTAAAGCCGTTTGTGATGGTTTATTGAAGATATTCTCTAAAATGGGTATCTCTACCTTACAATCTTATCACGGTTCTCAAATTTTCGAGATTCTAGGTATTAACAATGAGGTTGTAGAGAAATACTTTACAGGTGGTATTACTAGAATTGAAGGTTTAGGCTTAGATGAAATTGCTAAAGAAGCATTAAGTAAACACATTAGTGGCTTCAAAGGCGAAGATTCTGATAGCCATTTATTGTCTGAAGGTGGTATTTACCAGTGGAAGAGAAGAGGTGAAGCTCACTTATTTAACCCAGAAACTGTACACTTACTACAACACGCAACACGTTCAAACGATTACGAAGTTTATAAGAAATACGCAAAAGCTGTTAACAACCAAGCAGAGCGTATGTATACGCTACGTGGTTTAATGGATTTTTCTCATCACAGAGAGCCAATTTCTATTGAAGAAGTAGAGCCAGCAGAAAATATCATGACTAGGTTTGCTACAGGTGCCATGTCTTTTGGTTCTATCTCTCATGAAGCGCATAGTACTTTAGCTATTGCGATGAACAGAATTGGTGCAAAAAGTAATACTGGTGAGGGTGGTGAAGATGAGATGAGATATAAGCCACTTGCAAACGGAGATTCTATGCGTTCTGCTATTAAGCAAATTGCATCAGGAAGATTTGGTGTAACCATCAACTACTTAACCAATGCAGATGAGTTGCAAATTAAAATGGCTCAAGGTGCTAAACCAGGTGAAGGTGGGCAATTACCAGGTCATAAAGTTGATGACTGGATTGCAAAAACGCGTCACTCTACACCAGGTGTAGGTTTAATTTCTCCTCCTCCACACCACGATATTTATTCTATCGAAGATTTAGCGCAGCTGATATTCGACTTGAAAAATGCAAACAGAGCAGCTAGAGTAAACGTGAAATTGGTTTCTAAAGCAGGTGTAGGCACTATTTCTGCAGGTGTTGCCAAAGCACATGCTGACGTTATCTTAATTGCAGGTTATGACGGTGGTACCGGAGCTTCTCCTATAAGTTCTGTAAAACATGCTGGTTTACCTTGGGAACTTGGTTTAGCAGAAGCACACCAAACATTGGTAAGAAATAAGCTAAGAAGCAGGGTAGTTTTACAAGCAGATGGGCAGTTAAAAACCGGTAGAGACTTGGTGATAGCAGCTTTATTAGGTGCAGAGGAGTGGGGTGTTGCAACAGCAGCTTTGGTAGCTGGTGGTTGTATCATGATGAGAAAATGCCACTTAAATACTTGCCCAGTGGGTGTTGCAACGCAAGATCCAGAGTTAAGGAAATTATTTAGCGGTAAGCCCGAGCATGTTGTAAATCTTTTCAGATTTATGGCAGAAGAGATGAGAGAGATTATGGCTGAGCTTGGTTTCAGAACCATTAATGAAATGGTTGGCCGTGTGCAGTTCTTAAAATCAAGAGATAATATTACCCATTGGAAAGCTAAGAAAGTAGATCTTTCTGCAATCTTACATCCAGTATCATTCCCTAAAGGAATGACTTTATATAACAGCGAGTCTCAAGACCATGGTATGGATCAAATTTTAGACTGGCAGTTAATCAAAGAAGCTGAACAAGCTATCAAAGATAAAACTCCGGTATTTGGTACTTTCAATGTTAAAAACACCGACCGTACCATTGGTACCATGTTGTCTAATGAGATTGCTAAAGTTTACGGTTCTGCTGGTTTACCAGATAATACCATCAATTACAAGTTTAAAGGTTCTGCCGGACAAAGTTTTGGTGCTTTTGCAGCAAAAGGTATCTCTTTCGAGTTAGAAGGTGAAGCGAATGATTATGTAGGAAAAGGTTTATCAGGTGCTCAATTGGCTATTTACCCTGCTAAAGAAAGCAAGTTTAAGCCAGAAGAGAACATGATTGTAGGTAACGTAGTATTATACGGTGCTACATCCGGAGAGCTATTTATTAGAGGTATGGCTGGCGAGCGTTTCGCAGTACGTAACTCTGGCGCAACAGCAGTTGTTGAAGGTGTTGGAGACCACGGTTGCGAGTACATGACTGGTGGTAAAACATTAATTATTGGTAAAACAGGAAGAAACTTTGCTGCTGGTATGAGTGGTGGTATCGCTTGGATTTATGATATTGATGGCGACTTTGTAGATAATTGTAATCGTGAAATGGTTGATTTGGATCCTTTATCTCCATCAGATGAAGAGGAAATCATTAACTTATTACGTAAACATCATCAATTGACACAAAGTACAGTTGCTCAATTTTTAATTGAAAACTGGGGAAAAGAGTCAGTTAAATTTATCAAAGTATTCCCTCAGGAATACAAAAGAGTATTATCGCAAAAGCAAAAATTGGAGTCGATTAGCTAA
- a CDS encoding glutamate synthase subunit beta produces the protein MGKVTGFKEYQRELPEKVPAQDRVKNYKEFVGLYSDEKLNQQSARCMNCGIPFCHSGCPLGNVIPEFNDAVYKANWEEAYQILSSTNNFPEFTGRICPAPCESACVLGINKPAVAIEEIEKHIIEIAYAKGYVKPHAPLIRTGKKVAVVGSGPAGLAAAAQLNKAGHEVTVFERDSEPGGLLRYGIPDFKLEKTVVERRVDVMKESGIIFKCNTEVGKDINAKELTKEFDAVLLAGGSTIPRDLPIKGRELKGVYYAMQFLKQQNKRVGNEAVTEEEILATGKDVVVIGGGDTGSDCVGTSNRQGAKSILQFELMFKPSKERTDNMPWPTYPMLLKTTTSHEEGCERYWGINTKEFIGDENGELKELRIVDVQWEVDAMGRPVKFTEVEGTERVIPCQRVFLAMGFVNPQYDGMLEQLGVELDGRKNVQATEGVYRTNVDRVFTAGDMRRGQSLVVWAISEGREAARKIDQYLMGHSNLESKEAVNMFEEVM, from the coding sequence ATGGGAAAAGTTACAGGATTTAAAGAATATCAAAGAGAACTTCCAGAGAAAGTTCCTGCCCAAGATAGGGTGAAAAATTATAAAGAGTTTGTTGGTTTATATAGTGATGAAAAACTTAACCAACAGTCTGCAAGATGTATGAATTGTGGTATTCCATTTTGCCATTCAGGTTGTCCGCTAGGGAATGTTATTCCTGAGTTTAACGATGCTGTTTATAAGGCAAACTGGGAAGAAGCTTATCAAATACTAAGCTCAACCAATAATTTCCCTGAGTTTACAGGAAGAATTTGCCCTGCACCATGCGAATCTGCATGTGTGTTAGGTATCAATAAACCTGCTGTAGCTATTGAGGAAATAGAGAAGCATATCATTGAAATAGCTTACGCTAAAGGATATGTTAAACCTCATGCTCCATTAATTCGCACTGGTAAAAAAGTAGCTGTGGTAGGTTCTGGTCCGGCTGGTTTAGCAGCTGCCGCACAGTTAAACAAAGCTGGTCATGAAGTAACTGTTTTTGAAAGAGACAGTGAACCAGGTGGTTTATTAAGATACGGTATTCCTGATTTTAAATTAGAGAAAACTGTTGTTGAGCGTAGGGTAGATGTAATGAAAGAAAGCGGTATTATTTTTAAATGTAATACTGAAGTAGGTAAAGACATCAACGCAAAAGAATTAACCAAAGAGTTTGATGCTGTTTTACTAGCAGGAGGGTCTACTATACCAAGAGATTTGCCTATAAAAGGTAGAGAACTTAAAGGCGTTTACTACGCTATGCAGTTCTTAAAGCAGCAAAACAAACGCGTAGGTAATGAGGCTGTAACTGAAGAAGAAATTCTAGCTACTGGCAAAGATGTAGTGGTTATTGGTGGTGGTGATACTGGTTCTGACTGTGTTGGAACTTCTAATCGCCAAGGGGCTAAATCTATCTTACAATTTGAATTGATGTTTAAGCCATCAAAAGAGCGTACAGACAATATGCCTTGGCCTACTTACCCTATGTTACTTAAAACAACAACTTCACATGAAGAAGGTTGCGAGCGTTACTGGGGTATCAATACTAAAGAGTTTATTGGTGATGAAAATGGCGAATTAAAAGAACTTCGTATTGTAGACGTACAGTGGGAAGTTGATGCTATGGGCAGACCAGTGAAATTTACCGAAGTTGAAGGTACAGAAAGAGTTATTCCTTGTCAAAGAGTATTTTTAGCTATGGGATTTGTGAACCCGCAGTACGATGGAATGTTAGAACAGTTAGGTGTTGAACTTGACGGACGTAAAAATGTACAAGCTACAGAAGGTGTTTACAGAACCAATGTAGACAGGGTATTTACTGCAGGAGATATGAGAAGAGGACAATCATTAGTGGTTTGGGCAATATCAGAAGGTAGAGAAGCTGCCAGAAAGATTGACCAATATTTAATGGGACACTCTAACTTGGAAAGTAAAGAAGCAGTAAATATGTTTGAAGAAGTAATGTAA
- a CDS encoding DUF4397 domain-containing protein — MNHIFKLLLAAILFTSCSADDSAITSGTAQVNIINVLEGSAKQDIYFDDAKSTITPLGYLESTGYSALPAGNRKIEFKNTGTAFVNSSSSLRATADRFYTYFFSGGNQNTALQVEDSRIPSALNNARVRFIHFSYANQNTGITVRNASDAALISNLGFKTASSYIEVEPASVLRIFASGGTTPILTTNFNFLANKNYTLFISGNTTPTFTVLVNN; from the coding sequence ATGAATCATATTTTTAAGCTTTTACTGGCAGCCATTTTATTTACTTCTTGTAGTGCTGATGATAGCGCTATCACCAGCGGTACAGCTCAAGTAAATATCATCAACGTTTTAGAAGGTTCTGCAAAGCAAGATATTTATTTTGATGATGCAAAATCTACCATTACACCTCTTGGCTATTTAGAAAGTACAGGTTATAGCGCTTTGCCCGCTGGTAACCGTAAAATAGAGTTTAAAAATACAGGAACTGCTTTTGTAAACTCCTCTTCTTCATTAAGAGCTACAGCAGATAGGTTTTACACCTATTTCTTTAGCGGAGGAAATCAAAATACAGCTTTACAAGTAGAAGATAGCCGTATACCATCTGCATTAAACAATGCCAGGGTAAGGTTCATACATTTTAGTTATGCTAACCAAAATACAGGTATTACGGTTAGAAACGCCAGTGATGCAGCTTTAATTAGCAACTTAGGTTTTAAAACAGCATCAAGCTATATTGAGGTAGAACCAGCTTCTGTTTTAAGAATATTTGCTTCTGGCGGTACTACACCTATATTAACTACCAATTTTAATTTTCTGGCAAATAAGAATTATACCTTGTTTATATCTGGGAATACAACCCCCACCTTTACGGTATTGGTAAATAATTAA
- a CDS encoding RNA methyltransferase codes for MRKLKLDELNRPSIEEFKQQEKLPIIVVLDNVRSLHNVGSAFRTADGFAVEALYLCGITAQPPHREIEKTALGATQSIQWKYFEHVADAVKELKAQSYQIVAIEQAENSVSLLDYQPDSNQKFALFFGNEVNGVSDEVMKDVDTCLEIPQFGTKHSFNIVISTGIVLWDFFSKLHK; via the coding sequence ATGAGAAAACTTAAGCTTGATGAACTTAACAGACCATCAATTGAGGAATTTAAACAACAAGAAAAACTACCCATTATTGTAGTTTTAGATAATGTAAGAAGTTTACACAATGTAGGCTCGGCTTTTAGAACCGCTGATGGTTTTGCAGTTGAAGCTTTATACCTTTGCGGCATTACAGCACAACCTCCACACCGCGAAATAGAAAAAACTGCTTTGGGTGCAACGCAATCTATCCAATGGAAGTATTTTGAACATGTAGCAGATGCTGTTAAAGAACTAAAAGCACAATCTTACCAAATTGTAGCTATTGAACAAGCAGAAAACAGCGTTTCTTTGTTAGATTACCAACCAGACAGTAATCAAAAGTTTGCTTTATTTTTTGGTAATGAGGTAAATGGCGTAAGCGATGAGGTCATGAAAGATGTGGATACTTGCTTAGAAATCCCTCAATTTGGTACTAAACATTCTTTCAATATCGTTATCAGTACGGGTATTGTACTTTGGGATTTTTTTAGTAAACTCCATAAATAA
- a CDS encoding DEAD/DEAH box helicase codes for MLKELLQKLQITTLNEMQNAALEAIAQKNDVMVLSPTGSGKTLAFLLPIVEKLNHQIKGVQAIVVVPSRELAMQIDQVFRQLQSGYKITCCYGGHSTKVERSSLSDAPAIIVATPGRLAYHIRAGNFDVSSVKTLVLDEFDKSLELGFEEDMAEIVSSLFKLEQKVLTSATQLEDFPTFLELKQLKTLNFLNDAEAIPDLKTVILQSKSKEKFNILMDVLYRSKDGQSLVFCNHRDAVERITLMLADKGIENGVYHGGLVQQDREKALFKFRNGTYNILVTTDLASRGLDIPEIETVIHYQIPHTLDAFVHRNGRTARMKASGKAFLLLSEEETVPTYLNEYEFTDAVVEEQEVILNPTTWVTFYIAGGKKDKLSKMDIAGLLYKKGDLSKDEVGLIAIYDQMSYVAVKRKKAREVLKKVAQEKIKGKRYKIGVDE; via the coding sequence ATGCTAAAAGAACTCCTTCAAAAATTACAAATCACAACATTAAATGAAATGCAAAATGCCGCTTTAGAGGCTATTGCACAAAAAAATGATGTTATGGTGCTGTCTCCAACAGGTTCTGGGAAGACATTAGCATTTTTATTGCCCATTGTAGAAAAGTTAAACCATCAAATAAAAGGAGTACAGGCTATTGTTGTGGTACCTTCAAGAGAATTGGCTATGCAAATAGACCAAGTTTTTAGGCAATTGCAATCGGGCTATAAAATAACTTGTTGTTATGGTGGGCATTCAACCAAAGTAGAAAGAAGCTCATTGTCAGATGCTCCAGCAATTATAGTAGCTACTCCTGGTAGATTAGCCTACCATATCAGAGCAGGTAATTTTGATGTTTCATCTGTTAAAACTTTGGTGTTAGATGAATTTGATAAATCTTTAGAGTTAGGTTTTGAGGAAGATATGGCAGAAATTGTTTCTTCTTTATTTAAGTTAGAGCAGAAAGTACTTACTTCCGCAACGCAGTTAGAAGATTTTCCAACATTTTTAGAGCTTAAACAATTAAAAACGCTCAATTTTTTAAATGATGCAGAGGCTATTCCGGATCTTAAAACGGTTATCCTGCAATCAAAATCTAAAGAGAAGTTTAATATTTTAATGGATGTTCTTTACAGAAGTAAAGATGGCCAAAGCTTGGTTTTCTGTAATCATAGAGATGCTGTAGAACGTATTACCTTAATGTTGGCTGATAAAGGAATTGAAAATGGCGTTTATCACGGCGGTTTGGTACAGCAAGACAGAGAAAAGGCACTTTTTAAGTTTAGAAATGGTACCTACAATATATTAGTTACTACAGATTTAGCTTCCAGAGGATTAGATATTCCTGAAATAGAAACGGTTATCCATTACCAAATTCCGCATACGCTTGATGCTTTTGTACATAGGAATGGTAGAACAGCAAGAATGAAAGCTAGTGGTAAGGCCTTCTTGTTATTATCAGAAGAAGAAACTGTTCCCACTTACTTGAATGAATATGAGTTTACTGATGCAGTGGTAGAAGAGCAGGAAGTAATTCTAAATCCTACAACATGGGTAACTTTTTATATTGCTGGCGGTAAAAAAGATAAGTTGAGTAAGATGGATATAGCAGGCTTGTTGTATAAAAAAGGCGATTTATCTAAAGATGAAGTGGGCTTAATAGCTATTTACGACCAAATGTCTTATGTGGCGGTAAAAAGAAAAAAGGCAAGAGAGGTGTTAAAGAAAGTTGCCCAAGAAAAGATTAAAGGAAAGCGCTACAAGATTGGTGTAGACGAGTAA
- a CDS encoding FecR family protein, producing the protein MTQEEYIKLYEKYQEGKLTEHEERSLLNYHDDFELAEYQWDDEKMGVKADVQAEIYQQISKNIHKTSAKRNFTWLAAASILLAVFSLFYYFQSQDKNLNENQIAKKSTIQEEINPGKDGAILKLSDGSEVVLNETKDGFVKYDGNAKINKEDNLISYRGSDRTDKTAFNIIYTPRGGQYKVELEDGTKVWLNAASSLRFPTVFNDDQRVVELSGEAYFEVAKNKNKPFKVLVKDASNNQKMNVEVLGTHFNIQAYNNEDFKTTLIEGAVKVNQTQEKGFILSPGEQATLSSSDLTVQKANVKEALAWKNGLFIFNKEHIKTIMNKIARWYDVEIVYEGNMDQKTFVGTISREENLSEVLKTLELTGTIKFKVEGRKVIVK; encoded by the coding sequence ATGACACAAGAAGAGTACATCAAGCTTTATGAAAAATATCAGGAGGGAAAGCTTACTGAGCATGAAGAACGTAGCCTGTTAAATTATCATGATGATTTTGAATTAGCAGAATACCAGTGGGATGATGAGAAAATGGGTGTTAAAGCCGATGTTCAGGCTGAAATTTACCAGCAAATTTCAAAAAATATTCATAAGACTTCTGCTAAGAGAAACTTTACCTGGTTGGCGGCAGCTTCTATATTATTAGCTGTATTTTCTTTGTTTTATTATTTCCAATCTCAGGATAAAAATTTAAATGAGAACCAAATCGCGAAAAAATCTACCATCCAAGAAGAGATAAATCCCGGTAAAGATGGCGCTATTTTAAAGCTATCTGACGGTTCTGAAGTTGTTTTAAATGAAACTAAAGATGGTTTTGTGAAATACGATGGAAATGCAAAAATCAATAAAGAGGATAATTTAATAAGTTACAGAGGTAGCGATAGAACTGATAAAACTGCTTTTAATATTATTTATACGCCAAGAGGTGGACAATATAAGGTTGAATTAGAAGACGGTACTAAAGTTTGGTTAAATGCTGCTTCATCTTTACGTTTTCCTACTGTTTTTAATGATGACCAAAGAGTTGTAGAACTTAGTGGTGAAGCCTATTTTGAGGTAGCTAAAAATAAAAATAAGCCTTTTAAAGTCTTGGTTAAAGATGCTTCTAACAATCAAAAAATGAATGTAGAGGTACTAGGCACTCACTTTAACATACAAGCCTATAACAACGAAGATTTTAAAACAACTTTAATTGAAGGTGCTGTAAAAGTTAATCAGACCCAAGAGAAGGGTTTTATTTTATCTCCAGGAGAACAAGCTACTTTGTCTTCATCAGATTTAACAGTGCAAAAAGCTAATGTTAAAGAAGCTTTAGCATGGAAAAACGGTTTATTTATTTTTAACAAAGAGCATATTAAAACCATCATGAATAAAATAGCAAGATGGTACGATGTAGAGATTGTTTATGAAGGTAATATGGATCAGAAAACCTTTGTTGGCACAATTTCTAGAGAAGAAAACCTTTCTGAAGTATTAAAGACCCTTGAACTTACCGGAACCATAAAATTTAAGGTAGAAGGTAGGAAAGTTATTGTAAAATAG